Below is a genomic region from Bacillus mycoides.
TAAAGAACAGCGTATGACTTACCTCAATATGAATGACAGACAGTAGCATTTTTGCTGCAATAATTAAGATTAAAATATATGCTGTCGTTTCAAGTTCTGGAATACGCTCTAACAATTTTAAGAATACGCCAGCAATACCGCGCATCATTAAAATACCGAGCATTCCACCTAATAGTAAAATCCAAACTTCATTCGATACACCAAATGCAGCAAGTACACTATCTACAGAGAATGCGATATCCATTAATTCAACCATCGCAACCGTCCCCCAGAAAACACCGAACATTCTGAAGAGAATACTATTTTGGTTCATACCATGGGCTTCTTCTTCTTCTGAAGTGCCTTTTCTTTTATCAATGAAATATTTAATTGACAGCCAAGCTAAGTAAAGCGCACCTAACACTTTTACCCATGCCAATTTAATTAAGAACATTCCGATTCCAATTGCAATAAAACGGAATACATAAGCTCCAATAAGTCCATAGAATAATGCTTTTTTTCGTTTTTCTTCTGGAAGATGTTTTACCATTACCGCTAACACAAGTGCATTGTCAGCAGATAATAACCCTTCAAGTACAACAAGTGTACCTATTAACCCCCAAGATACTGGATCTTGTAACACTTTAATCCACATGTCCAAGTCGAAAAACTGAGCATACGTATCAAGGATTCCTTGCAAAATACTCATCTTACCTTTATCCCCTATTCTTTGCTAGATTTATAGAAAGGTCAAAAAAAGGAAACGAATACCGTTTCCCTTCTTATGCATCCAAGCCATACGCTCTTACAAGCGCACCTAATCCACCTTGGAATCCACTTCCTACTGCACTAAACTTCCACTGTCCATTATGACGATATAATTCACAAAAGACAACTGCTGTTTCAATGGAGAAATCTTCCCCTAAATCAAAACGAAGAACTTCTTCGTTTGTTTCTTCATTTGCTAAACGCACGAATGCATTTGCAACCTGTCCAAAGTTTTGATTACGGCCTTCTCCATCATAAATTGTAACTGTAATAGCAATTTTATGAACATCTGCTGGAACCTTTTTCAAATCGACAACAAGTTGCTCATCATCACCGTCACCTGCACCTGTACGGTTATCTCCTGTATGTAAAACTGATTCACAAGGAGACTGTAAATTATTATAGAAAATAAAATCAGTTTCCTTCGTACATTTCCCGTTCGCATCTAATAAAAAGGCAGATGCATCTAAATCGAAATCAGATCCACCATCATAAGATTTAATATCCCATCCAAGACCAATTACTGCTCTTGATAAACCTGGGCTTGTTTTAGCTAAATCTATTTTCTGTCCTTTTTGCAATTGAATAACCATATATTTTCACCTCTATATTTTAATTTCAAAAAATATATCCATCAGTAAATACGCGTTTCACCGATGGATATATAAATCTATTACTCTACATCTAAACCAAAGTTATTACATAGAGAACCTAATCCACCTTGGAATCCACTTCCGATTGCATTGAATTTCCATTCACCTGCGTGACGGTATAATTCACTTACTACTACTGCAGTTTCAATAGAGAAATCTTCTCCTAAATCGTAACGAATTAATTCTGCATTCTTTTCTTCATCCATAATGCGTACGAAAGAGTTAGAAACTTGTCCGAAGTTTTGGCTACGGCCTTCTCCATCATAAATTGTGATTGTGAAGCAAATACGCTCGATATGTGCAGGAACATTTTTTAAGTCTATTTTAATTGTTTCATCGTCGCCTTCACCTGCACCTGTACGGTTATCTCCTAAATGCTCTACAGCACCATTCGCACCTTTTGGATTATTATAGAAGACGAAATCCTCTGCTCCTGAAACTTTACCGTTAGCACCTACTAAGAAGATACTAACATCTAAATCGAAATCGCTTTGTCCGTCATAACGATTCGTATCCCAACCAAGTCCTACAAGAACTTTCGAAAGACCTGGATTTGTTTTTGTTAAGTCTACCTTTTGTCCTTTTTTCAATGAAATTGATGCCATATACAATTCCTCCTTGGTTTATCTTATTGGTAACGTGATACAATCTCACTTAAGTTTTTATCTTGTGTTCCTTCTCCAACTGCTGAAAACTTCCATTCGTTTCCGTCTCGATACATTTCCCCTGCAATTAAAGTCATTTTGCCAGCGTAATTATCTGACAAGTTATAACGTGCTAATTCTTCACCTGTTTGTGGGTTTTGAATACGAATATATGCATTGCGAATCATCCCAAAATCTTGACGACGATTTACACAGTCATAAATATTTACAACGAATACTAAACGATTAATACGGCTCGGAACTTTATGTAATTCTACGAAAATTGTTTCGTCGTCACCAGCGCCTTCACCTGTTAAATTATCTCCTGAATGAATGATACTACCACAAGTAGAAAGTTTGTTGCCGAAGTAAACTAGATCATTTTTGTTTAAAAAACGATCCCCTTCTAACATAACAACAGATGCATCACAATCTACACTTGGTTTACTTCCAAATAAAGAAGACAGAAACCCACCTGATTGCCCAATTGGATCCCAGCCTAAGCCAACCTGCAGTTTCGCTACTCTCGGTTGTCCTTTTGTTAAATCAATCTTTTGTCCTTTTTCTAAAATAATAGGCATGAAGTTTCTTCCTTTCTACAAAGCATTTTCCAAATCGGAAAACATTGTATTCTCCTCTTATATTGTAGCATTATTTATCTAATGAGAAAAAGGATAAATTCTCAATTATATGAAAACAGATACTATATTTATTTATACTGATGTAATAAGTGGTAAATAGAACCAATCATTCCTGCACAATTGCCGCTTTGCGCAAGTTTAATCTCACAATTACTATAAATATCTTGATTTAAGTATGTTCCTATCTCTTCCTTCACTTCATTTAAAAAATCATCTCCTCTTTCAGTAATTCCCCCACCAATAATAATCATTTTCGGATTAAAAATATAAGCAAGGTTACTAATTCCAATCGCCAAATGTTTAAAGAAAATCTTCACGGCTTGAATAACACTGCTATCACCCTTATCATATAATTCGAAAATTGTTTTACCATCCCACTCCTTTTCACCTTTATATCTTCGTACGAGATGAATTAATCCCGAAATTGAGGCAACCTCCTCAAAAGTATTCCCTTCTATTAACATGCTCCCCCATTCCCCAGCGCCAAACGAATGTCCACGGTATAACTCCCCATTTATAACAATTGCTCCACCAATGCCCGTTCCAAGCGTAAGCATAATAAAATCGCTTTCTCCCCTCCCTGTACCTTTCCATTTCTCGCCTAAGGCCGCACAATTAACATCATTTTCAATAGATACAGGAACTTTTAATACTTCTTGTAGTCTCTCAACAATAGAAATATTAGCATAACGCGGAATATGATCCACACCTCCCGTTATAACTCCTTTATCAATATCAACAATTCCCGCTGTACTAATACCAATTCCGGAAATAGTATGTTCAGTCATTAACTTTTTTGATAAATATATAAGCTTTTGAACAATTTGTTCCCCGCCCAAGTGAATTTCTGTTGGGACCTTTTTATGTATTAGTACTACCCCTATTTCTGAAACAATTCCATATTTAATTTGCGTACCACCAATATCAAATGCAATATACTCTTTCATCCGTTACCACTTCCTCTACTATTATGAGTGTAAATTCTCCATCACTCTACTATATTCACATTAACTCTTTTCTCCCTTTAGAAATACACCTCCTTTTTCTTATGAAGTGGACTTGTTCAGTGCCCTCCCTTTTTCTATATATAGTTTTTTTGCATAAAACTCTTTTTCCTATGAAATATTACAAAGGGGTGTATTTTAGATGGAACAATAATTTTTTCTTCAGGAGGAAAACAATGACAAAAATCTTCATTTTAGCATCAACACTTTCTTTATCCTTTTTTAGCGGCTTAAATATTGGTAATGCTGCAACTGAAAACTTCAATCCAATAACAAACGCTATTGTACAAAATAACGATAATTTAGCAGAAGGTAATTCAAAAGATAATAATAAACCTCCAGGAAACAATGGTTCTCAGGACGATAGTGGTTCTGACGGCAATGGTTCTGGTGGCAACGGTTCTGGTGGCAACGGTTCTGGTGGCAATGGCTCTGGTGGCAGTGGTTCTGGTGGCAACGGTTCTGACGGCAATGGTTCTGGTGGCAACGGTTCTGGTGGCAGTGGTTCTGGTGGCAGTGGTTCTGGTGGCAATGGCTCTGGTGGCAGTGGTTCTGGTGGCAACGGTTCTGACGGCAATGGTTCTGGTGGCAACGGTTCTGGTGGCAGTGGTTCTGGTGGCAGTGGTTCTGGTGGCAACGGTTCTGACGGCAGTGGCTCTGGTGGCAGTGGTTCTGGTGGTAACGGTTCTGACGGCAATGGCTCTGGTGGTAACGGTTCTGGTGGCAACGGTTCTGACGGCAATGGCTCTGGTGGTAACGGTTCTGGTGGCAACGGTTCTGACGGCGATGGTTCTGGTGGCAACGGTTCTGGTGGCAATGGTTCTGGTGGCAACGGTTCTGGTGGCAACGGTTCTGGTGGCAACGGTTCTGGTGGCAGTGGTTCTGGTGGCAGTGGTTCTGGCGGCAGTGGTTCTGGTGGCAACGGTTCTGGTGGCAGTGGTTCTGGCGGCAACGGTTCTGGTGGCAACGGTTCTGGTGGCAGTGGTTCTGGCGGCAACGGTTCTGGTGGCAGTGGTTCTGGTGGCAGTGGTTCTGGTGGCAGTGGTTCTGGTGGCAGTGGCTCTCAGGGAGGCAACCGTGTTAAAGGCGACAGCAGTTCTCAAGGTGGCAATGGCTCTCAGGGAGGCAACCGTGTTAAAGGCGACAGCAGTTCTCAAGGTGGCAATGGCTCTCAGGGAGGCAACCGTGTTAAAGGCGATAGCGGCTCTCAAAGCGGTAACGCAAAAGATAATGCAACAAAACAAGGCAATAAATTGCCTAATACTGCAACGCATTATCCTGCATCTATTTTAATTGGTCTTTCGACATTCCTAATTGGTGTGTTACTATTTATTCGTCGTAAAAACGCAAAATAAAAAAATCATCCTTCCATCTAAAAATACATGAAACAGATTATAAAGTGAAACTTTAATCAGTGGGGATTTTGTTCATCCCCCACTGATTATTAACCTTCACCAATCGGGCTTTTACGGGCAGCAGGGCTCCCACCTAACTTCTTTGCTCCAGCCGAATTTTGAAGTGGGAGTTTTACTGCCTGACAAATAGCGGGATAAAACTAAAAAGGACTTTGATTGCATTTTATTATGCAATCAAAGTCCTTTTTGCCATCTAGTAGAAAGAGCATTAATACGCTTTTCCCCAATACACCATCTGCTTCGCTTTTTTACTACAGCAAATACATTCGTCAGCTAAACTTTCTTGTTCGAACGGAATACAACGTGAAGATACTCCAACTTCTTCTTTTAATTTTTCTTCACAAGCTAGTTCTCCACACCACATCGCTTTAATAAATCCTTGCTTTTCATCAGCCGCTTTTTTCATCTCTTCGAAATTCGTCACACTATACGTATTCTCATCGCGAAATACTTTTGCTTTGCTAAATAAAGAATGGTGAATTTCCTCAAGTAGTACTGGAATGCGTTCTTCTAATTGATCCATTGATATAAACTCTTTTTCTTTCGTATCTCGCCTTACAAGTACAACTTGATTCTTTTCAATATCCTTTGGACCAACTTCTAATCTAATTGGAACACCCTTCATTTCATACTCATTAAATTTCCAGCCAGGTGTTTTATTGCTAGCATCTATTTTTACACGTGCAACCTTCTGAATACGTCCTTGCAACTCTGTTGCTTTTTCTAACACACCTTCTTTGTGCTGAGCAATAGGAACGATAACAACTTGTACTGGAGCGACTTTTGGCGGCATTACAAGTCCGTTATTATCGCTATGAACCATAATAAGTCCACCTATCATTCTTGTTGATACACCCCAAGATGTTTGATGTACGTATTGCCATTTACCGTTACGGTCTAAAAACTTAATATCAAATGCTTCAGAGAAATTCGTTCCAAAGTTATGAGATGTTCCTGTTTGAAGTGCTTTTCCATCATGCATTAAACTTTCAATCGTATAAGTTGCCTTCGCTCCTGCAAACTTTTCTTTTTCTGTTTTTTGCCCTTTAATAACCGGAATCGCTAAATACTCTTCACAAAAAGCAGCATATAGATTTAAAATATTTAATGTTTCAATTTGAGATTCTTCTGCCGTTTCATGAATCGTATGACCTTCTTGCCATAAAAATTCAGTTGTACGAAGGAATGGTCTCGTCGTCTTCTCCCAACGAACTACTGAACACCACTGGTTATATAACTTTGGTAAATCATTATATGATTGAACAATTTTTGAAAAATGCTCACAGAATAGAGTTTCAGATGTAGGACGTATACAAAGTCTTTCCGCCAATTTCTCATCTCCGCCATGAGTAACCCATGCTACTTCAGGAGCAAATCCTTCAACATGATCTTTCTCTTTTTGTAATAAACTCTCTGGAATAAACATTGGCATGTACACATTTTCATGACCAGATTCTTTTAATTTTTCATCCATCACTTTCTGCATATTTTCCCATAATGCATAACCGTATGGACGTAAAATCATACAACCTTTCACACTTGAATAATCAACAAGCTCCGCTTTTTTTACAATATCGGTATACCACTGAGCAAAGTCTTCTTCCATTTTCGTAATGGCTTGTACTTGTTCTTTTACCATAGTTATTCTTCCTCCTTTAGAAAATAGAAAAAGCCCGCGTCCCCAAATAGGGACCGAGCTTTGTCGGCGTTACCACCCTGATTCATACACAAAAAAATTGAGTATGCTCTCTTTTTGATAACGGGAATTTCCCGCTGCATATGCAGAACTCAAAGGTAGGTTCCATATCGCCTCTTTAAGAATCTTCCAGCCAAAAGGATTCTCTCTCTGCCAAAAGGTAAGACATGTACTATTCCTTTTTCATCGTTATAACAAAATAAATTTGTTGAATATCATAATATAAATTTTATTTCAAAACAAGAGCCAATTTTCTTATTTTTATACATTATTTTCAATTATCACTGTTTTATACGTAACTTTTCCGAACTATTTTTACAAGTTGATGAGCAACCATACCAATTAGTGTACCAATTAAAACGAAGAAACAAATAAATCCGTATCCCATTCCTTCCCAACCACCAATAGCGATCATTGTTACAGGAAAGAAAGCTAAACAAAGAAGTACTAAACTAAGTGCAAATATAATATCAAACTGTTTGTCTGGAAAACGTTTCTTTAGTAAATATGACATAAAAAATACAAGGAGAACGGTGACTCCACCAATGATGTAAAAGATACCAAATCCATCTAGCCAATCCATAGTATTCCCTCCTTCCATTCATTCCCTTATACTTATTATATGTTTAATTTTTCTGAAAATAAATAGCGAAATTTTATTCAAAAATATATTTTTATTACCAGGTATTAATAGTAATATATAAGAATAGGTTTTATATAATCAGGAGGGAAACTTTATGGATAAAGCATTAACAAATCGCGTCATTATTTTATCTTTTGACTGCTTATCAGCTTTAGATTTTCCTATATTACAAAAACTACCTAATTTCCAAACTTTAATAAAAAGGGGCGCAATTGCGAAAAAAGTGGAGCCAATTTATCCTTCTGTAACATATCCAAGCCACTCAACAATCGTAACCGGTAATTATCCTAATAAGCATGGCGTTGTCAGCAATACATTACTTCAACCAGGACGTGAGTCACCAGATTGGCATTGGTACCGAAAGTCCATTAACGGGACAACTTTATATGATGAAGCACGCAAAGCAAATTTAACGACAGCAGCCCTTCTATGGCCTGTTACTGGAAGAGCAAATATCGATTACAATTTACCAGAAATTTTTCCAAATAGACCGTGGCAAAATCAAATTTTAGTTTCATTATTTAGCGGTAGCCCGCTATATCAATTAGATTTAAATCGTCGTTTCGGCCATATACGAAATGGATTGTCACAGCCTGAGCTTGATAATTTCGTCCTTGCTTCTGCCGTACATACAATTCAGACGAAAAAGCCTAATGTTATGTTTGTACATTTTACTGATTTAGATACTCAAAGACATTACCATGGCTTCGAGTCTGAGGAAACAGTAGCTGCAATCCACAGACACGACGAACGCCTCGGAAAAATTATCCATACATTAAAAGAAAGTGGTATATACGAAGAAAGTACAATTATTGCACTTGGTGACCATAGCGCTTTAAGTGAAAACAAAGCAATCCAATTAAATGTCCTATTCTGTCAAAAAGGGCTTATATCCGTAAATAAACGTGGAAAAATACACGATTGGAAAGCTTATTGCCAAAGCTGTGATGGATCTGCCTACGTACATGTAAAGGATAAAAATGATACTGAAACGATTAAAGAGATTCAACTTCTTCTTGAAGAGCTTCTTCAGGATAAACAAAATGGAATTGAATTTATTCTGCACGATGAAGATGCAAAAGAACGTGGCGCTGATGGTAATTGCTTATTTATGCTAGAGGCCATGGAAGGTTATTACTTCATTGAAAATTATACAGGTGATTTCATAAAAGAAATTAATAAAGAAGATGTTAATTCTAGTAAGAAATATACATTTGGAACACATGGATATTCCCCAACAAAACCTAACTATGAAACAATTTTTATGGCTGCTGGGAAAGGCATTCAAAGCGGCGTTACAATTCCGTATATGAGACTGATTGATGAAGGTCCGACTATCGCTAGGTTACTCGGTTTGCACTTAGGTGAAACAGACGGCGCAATTGTAGAGGATTTACTTCAATTGTAAAGAACTGTGTATATATGTAAAAGTTATGTAAAAATCATCACTGTTTCTCTTTTTATAATTTTTATTTTTGTACACTGTTAGTAGAACAAATTTAAGGGGGAACATTATATGAAAAAAATGTCCAGACAAGAAAAAAGCTGGATATTGTACGATTGGGCGAACTCGGTATATTCGCTCGTCATTACAACTGCATTATTTCCAATTTACTTTAAAGCAGCTGCAAAAGAAGCTGGACTATCTGGCGCAACTTCAACAGCCTATTGGGGATATGCAAACTCGGTCGCTACACTTTTAATTTCTATACTCGCTCCTATTCTCGGCACAGTTGCTGATTATAAGGGATTTAAAAAACGATTTTTCACATTCTTCTTTGGACTCGGTATCGTATTTACAAGTATGCTAGCAATTGTTCCAACATCTCAGTGGTACTTATTACTAGGATGCTATATGCTCGCATTAGTTGGCTTTGCTGGAGCAAATATTTTTTATGATGCATTTCTAGTAGATGTTACCTCTGGAGATAGAATGGACCGAATTTCTACGCGAGGTTTTGCATTAGGTTACATTGGGAGCACAATTCCTTTTATCGGTTGTATTGCTCTTATTATTCTTGCTCAAAAAGGAACTATCCCCTTATCAGTCGGAATTGCTAGTCAAATTTCCTTTGCAATAACAGCTCTTTGGTGGGGACTATTTACGATACCAATGCTAAAAAATGTAGAGCAAACACACTATATTGAACGTCATCCAAGACCAATTGCAATGAGCTTCAAGCGCCTTGCTAATACGTTTAAAAATATTAAAGAATATAAAACTGTATTTATGTTCCTAATAGCTTACTTTTTCTACATTGATGGGGTAGATACAATTATCACTATGTCTACTGCTTACGGAACAGATCTCGGTATTAGTGCAACCAATCTATTAATCATCTTATTTGTAACACAAATTGTCGCTTGTCCATTTGCTTTATTATATGGAAAACTATCGGAAACATTTACCGGTAAAAAAATGCTATATGTCGGCATTATCATTTATATCATTATTTGCACATATGCTTATTTCTTAAAAACGACGTTTGATTTCTGGATTTTAGCAATGTTAGTTGCTACTTCTCAGGGCGGGATTCAAGCACTTAGCCGTTCTTATTTCGCAAAACTAGTACCGAAAGAATCTGCAAATGAATTCTTCGGATTTTATAATATCTTTGGTAAATTCGCAGCAATTATGGGTCCGGTATTAGTAGGTGTCACAACACAATTAACAGGAAAAACAAACGCTGGTGTCCTTAGTATTATTGTCCTATTTATTATCGGTGGATTCTTATTAACTAGAGTACCTGAAAATGATACGTCCGTTACACCACCTAATCCGAAAACTAAAACAATATAAGAGAAAGATCCCCTTCA
It encodes:
- a CDS encoding ROK family protein, which codes for MKEYIAFDIGGTQIKYGIVSEIGVVLIHKKVPTEIHLGGEQIVQKLIYLSKKLMTEHTISGIGISTAGIVDIDKGVITGGVDHIPRYANISIVERLQEVLKVPVSIENDVNCAALGEKWKGTGRGESDFIMLTLGTGIGGAIVINGELYRGHSFGAGEWGSMLIEGNTFEEVASISGLIHLVRRYKGEKEWDGKTIFELYDKGDSSVIQAVKIFFKHLAIGISNLAYIFNPKMIIIGGGITERGDDFLNEVKEEIGTYLNQDIYSNCEIKLAQSGNCAGMIGSIYHLLHQYK
- a CDS encoding MFS transporter, yielding MKKMSRQEKSWILYDWANSVYSLVITTALFPIYFKAAAKEAGLSGATSTAYWGYANSVATLLISILAPILGTVADYKGFKKRFFTFFFGLGIVFTSMLAIVPTSQWYLLLGCYMLALVGFAGANIFYDAFLVDVTSGDRMDRISTRGFALGYIGSTIPFIGCIALIILAQKGTIPLSVGIASQISFAITALWWGLFTIPMLKNVEQTHYIERHPRPIAMSFKRLANTFKNIKEYKTVFMFLIAYFFYIDGVDTIITMSTAYGTDLGISATNLLIILFVTQIVACPFALLYGKLSETFTGKKMLYVGIIIYIIICTYAYFLKTTFDFWILAMLVATSQGGIQALSRSYFAKLVPKESANEFFGFYNIFGKFAAIMGPVLVGVTTQLTGKTNAGVLSIIVLFIIGGFLLTRVPENDTSVTPPNPKTKTI
- a CDS encoding TerC family protein → MSILQGILDTYAQFFDLDMWIKVLQDPVSWGLIGTLVVLEGLLSADNALVLAVMVKHLPEEKRKKALFYGLIGAYVFRFIAIGIGMFLIKLAWVKVLGALYLAWLSIKYFIDKRKGTSEEEEAHGMNQNSILFRMFGVFWGTVAMVELMDIAFSVDSVLAAFGVSNEVWILLLGGMLGILMMRGIAGVFLKLLERIPELETTAYILILIIAAKMLLSVIHIEVSHTLFFIILVIAFGATFILHYMKNSGQAKEEVAATKNEHK
- a CDS encoding TerD family protein, translating into MVIQLQKGQKIDLAKTSPGLSRAVIGLGWDIKSYDGGSDFDLDASAFLLDANGKCTKETDFIFYNNLQSPCESVLHTGDNRTGAGDGDDEQLVVDLKKVPADVHKIAITVTIYDGEGRNQNFGQVANAFVRLANEETNEEVLRFDLGEDFSIETAVVFCELYRHNGQWKFSAVGSGFQGGLGALVRAYGLDA
- the proS gene encoding proline--tRNA ligase; the protein is MVKEQVQAITKMEEDFAQWYTDIVKKAELVDYSSVKGCMILRPYGYALWENMQKVMDEKLKESGHENVYMPMFIPESLLQKEKDHVEGFAPEVAWVTHGGDEKLAERLCIRPTSETLFCEHFSKIVQSYNDLPKLYNQWCSVVRWEKTTRPFLRTTEFLWQEGHTIHETAEESQIETLNILNLYAAFCEEYLAIPVIKGQKTEKEKFAGAKATYTIESLMHDGKALQTGTSHNFGTNFSEAFDIKFLDRNGKWQYVHQTSWGVSTRMIGGLIMVHSDNNGLVMPPKVAPVQVVIVPIAQHKEGVLEKATELQGRIQKVARVKIDASNKTPGWKFNEYEMKGVPIRLEVGPKDIEKNQVVLVRRDTKEKEFISMDQLEERIPVLLEEIHHSLFSKAKVFRDENTYSVTNFEEMKKAADEKQGFIKAMWCGELACEEKLKEEVGVSSRCIPFEQESLADECICCSKKAKQMVYWGKAY
- a CDS encoding cell wall anchor protein, whose amino-acid sequence is MTKIFILASTLSLSFFSGLNIGNAATENFNPITNAIVQNNDNLAEGNSKDNNKPPGNNGSQDDSGSDGNGSGGNGSGGNGSGGNGSGGSGSGGNGSDGNGSGGNGSGGSGSGGSGSGGNGSGGSGSGGNGSDGNGSGGNGSGGSGSGGSGSGGNGSDGSGSGGSGSGGNGSDGNGSGGNGSGGNGSDGNGSGGNGSGGNGSDGDGSGGNGSGGNGSGGNGSGGNGSGGNGSGGSGSGGSGSGGSGSGGNGSGGSGSGGNGSGGNGSGGSGSGGNGSGGSGSGGSGSGGSGSGGSGSQGGNRVKGDSSSQGGNGSQGGNRVKGDSSSQGGNGSQGGNRVKGDSGSQSGNAKDNATKQGNKLPNTATHYPASILIGLSTFLIGVLLFIRRKNAK
- a CDS encoding TerD family protein produces the protein MASISLKKGQKVDLTKTNPGLSKVLVGLGWDTNRYDGQSDFDLDVSIFLVGANGKVSGAEDFVFYNNPKGANGAVEHLGDNRTGAGEGDDETIKIDLKNVPAHIERICFTITIYDGEGRSQNFGQVSNSFVRIMDEEKNAELIRYDLGEDFSIETAVVVSELYRHAGEWKFNAIGSGFQGGLGSLCNNFGLDVE
- a CDS encoding ectonucleotide pyrophosphatase/phosphodiesterase, with product MDKALTNRVIILSFDCLSALDFPILQKLPNFQTLIKRGAIAKKVEPIYPSVTYPSHSTIVTGNYPNKHGVVSNTLLQPGRESPDWHWYRKSINGTTLYDEARKANLTTAALLWPVTGRANIDYNLPEIFPNRPWQNQILVSLFSGSPLYQLDLNRRFGHIRNGLSQPELDNFVLASAVHTIQTKKPNVMFVHFTDLDTQRHYHGFESEETVAAIHRHDERLGKIIHTLKESGIYEESTIIALGDHSALSENKAIQLNVLFCQKGLISVNKRGKIHDWKAYCQSCDGSAYVHVKDKNDTETIKEIQLLLEELLQDKQNGIEFILHDEDAKERGADGNCLFMLEAMEGYYFIENYTGDFIKEINKEDVNSSKKYTFGTHGYSPTKPNYETIFMAAGKGIQSGVTIPYMRLIDEGPTIARLLGLHLGETDGAIVEDLLQL
- a CDS encoding TerD family protein — its product is MPIILEKGQKIDLTKGQPRVAKLQVGLGWDPIGQSGGFLSSLFGSKPSVDCDASVVMLEGDRFLNKNDLVYFGNKLSTCGSIIHSGDNLTGEGAGDDETIFVELHKVPSRINRLVFVVNIYDCVNRRQDFGMIRNAYIRIQNPQTGEELARYNLSDNYAGKMTLIAGEMYRDGNEWKFSAVGEGTQDKNLSEIVSRYQ
- a CDS encoding YesK-like family protein, which translates into the protein MDWLDGFGIFYIIGGVTVLLVFFMSYLLKKRFPDKQFDIIFALSLVLLCLAFFPVTMIAIGGWEGMGYGFICFFVLIGTLIGMVAHQLVKIVRKSYV